The following is a genomic window from Bosea sp. RAC05.
CGGCGCCGTGGTCGGCGATGTCGAGGACGACATTCTCCCCGCATTGCGCGGTGCCGGGGTTGCCGGGCGCGATGAAGAGCCGGTCGCAGAGCGGCGAGGCCGAGATCGCCCAGGCCAAAGCATGCTCGCGGCCCCCCGATCCGATCAGAAGAATCTTCATCGTCGTTTCAATCCGCGGGGCTGGGTGGGCCAAAGGGTCGGGTGGGCAATAGCCGTCGCGCGACGCGACGGCAACGCTTCTGCGGCCGGGCCGGCGCCGCTATGGTCGCGCCATGGACAGCGAATCGCCCAAGCCCGTCGGCAACACGCCCGAATGGTCGGTCTCGGACCTCTCCGGCGCGCTCAAGCGCACGCTGGAGGATGCCTTCGGCTTCGTGCGCGTGCGCGGCGAAATCTCGGGCTATCGCGGGCCCGTCGGCTCCGGCCATGTCTATTTCTCGCTGAAGGACGCCAACGCCAAGATCGACGCGGTGATCTGGAAGGGCGTCTTCGGCCGGCTGAAGACGCGGCCGCAGGAAGGGCTGGAGGTCATCGCGACCGGCAAGATCACCACCTTCGCCGGCAAGTCGAGCTACCAGATCATCATCGATTCCATCGAGCCAGCCGGCATCGGCGCGCTGATGGCGCTGCTCGAGGAGCGCCGCAAGCGTCTGGCCGCCGAGGGGCTGTTTGCGGAGGAGCGCAAGCAGCTCATCCCCTATCTGCCCCGCGTCATCGGCGTCGTCACCTCGCCGACCGGCGCCGTCATCCGCGACATCCTGCACCGTCTGGAGGATCGCTTTCCCCGCCATGTCCTGGTCTGGCCAGTGCGGGTGCAGGGCGAGACCAGCGCGGCCGAGGTCGCCGCCGCCATCGCCGGCTTCAACGCCCTGCCCGAGGGCGGGCGCATCCCGCGGCCGGACGTCATCATCGTCGCGCGCGGCGGCGGCTCGCTCGAAGACCTGATGGGCTTCAACGAGGAGATCGTGGTGCGCGCGGCGGCCGCCTCGCTGATCCCGCTGGTCTCCGCCGTCGGCCACGAGACCGACGTCACCCTGATCGACCACGCCGCCGATCTGCGTGCGCCGACGCCGACCGGCGCGGCCGAGAAGGTCGTGCCGGTACGCGCCGAGTTGATGAGCCTCGTCGCCGATCTCGCGCGCCGCCAGGCCGGTGCGATGCGCCGCCTCTCCGACC
Proteins encoded in this region:
- the xseA gene encoding exodeoxyribonuclease VII large subunit, translated to MDSESPKPVGNTPEWSVSDLSGALKRTLEDAFGFVRVRGEISGYRGPVGSGHVYFSLKDANAKIDAVIWKGVFGRLKTRPQEGLEVIATGKITTFAGKSSYQIIIDSIEPAGIGALMALLEERRKRLAAEGLFAEERKQLIPYLPRVIGVVTSPTGAVIRDILHRLEDRFPRHVLVWPVRVQGETSAAEVAAAIAGFNALPEGGRIPRPDVIIVARGGGSLEDLMGFNEEIVVRAAAASLIPLVSAVGHETDVTLIDHAADLRAPTPTGAAEKVVPVRAELMSLVADLARRQAGAMRRLSDRRRSDLRALARALPGPEAVLSGPRQRLDLASTRLAPALAANARKHEQKLGLAAQRLVRQSPLARLAALRARLEGYGRVLAQARNAALSAESRRIVDARRRLQELEQRAAKALARGVAQRGERLPALEARLQRAFAQSLLRRRERWRSSVALLASLGPDAVLARGYALVRDEAGALIRDPAQLRSGQALGVQVAGGRFGVVVGGGGEGPARPARPARRDGPKAGQGDLF